The genomic stretch CACACCCAGTGTGTTATATCCATCTTTGGGAGATTATATGGGACTAGAGCTAAACGAAGAAACCATTGCACAGAATATGCCTGAATATGCGCTCGCCAAACGTCAAACTGCAAATGATGTAGGATACTGTTATGTCGAATCTAATTATGTCTTAATCCTAATTGATGAACTTTaaactgtaaattaaaaaaaaagaaaaatatatcattttgaaattatcgTATTAATTAGTTTTCAAAAGTCAGTtttcacttaaaaaataataagaaaaattaatattataatttcagatGATACTTCCTTCATCAAATGGAACATACAATTCATTAACAGGATTTGTCGCTCCTTTGTCGGGAGAATCAATGGCTTTACAGAAAGCTCATGTAACAAACGGCATTAGAGAGGTAATATTCGGTTATTAAACCTACAAAAATCTATGATTATgtgtctatatgtatatacatctatgattataatatattacattataacatattacataatattccaaatattttatctttttacagtTGATATTATGTAAAGATGCTGATGGAAAAGTTGGTGTTAGagtaaatgcaataaataatggaaTCTTTGTATGCCTTGTGAGTCAAAATTCTCCAGCAGCAATGGCTGGATTACGTTTTGgtgatcaaattttaagtattaatGATGTATGTGTTGCTGGATACTCGATGGATCAAGTGCACAAATTGTTTCGTACTGCAAATACCAATGGAATTAAAGTGGTCGTACGTGATAGgtcagttaattttttttatataaaaaaatttcaattctgctaagatcttattttttttttgtgaatataaTCTCAGTTTTATTGCAGACCATTGGAACGTACCGTAACGATGCATAAAGATAGTATGGGTTACATTGGATTTCAATTCaagaatggaaaaataattgctcTAGTGAAAGATTCCTCGGCCGCGCGAAACGGACTCTTAACTGATCATCAGATACTCGAAATTAATGGAAAGGTTTGCATGATGTTATGCCTATTTTCTATTTAGTCTAAtggaatacataataattattcaattagataaattcaatatttcacAGAACGTAATCGGAATGAAGGATAAAGATATTACAACAGAGATTGAAAACGGTGGAAATATCATCACAGTGACGATAATTCCATCCTACATTTATGATCACATGGTGAAaaagtatgtattttatagTAAACATAATATGGTTAGATGTagtatatcatttaaattaatgcagagattttatgtgaaaaaaaatcacaaattttctcttatagagatattaatacaacaaaaaatatattttaatatatacttttttccaCAGAATGTCCAGCAGTTTGTTGAAGAATTTGATGGATCATTCTGCACTGGATCTttaaataaggaaataaattgccaaatatatgtataccaaCTATCGATGGGCACGTGCATTATTCTCTGTAGctctttattacaaaaaaaagaataatatgaataCTCTAcagatacattattataagcaGATGATGccaatcatattattattgtaagtGTGACATATGTGATAcctatttaaaatgtaaagccTAGACTTCCATGTCAATCTCGACAGTAATTGGCTAAAAATCATGGAAAGATATGtatcaaagattatttttttatacaaaagtataccAAATCTTGCTAAGAATATGTGGACTTTATTGTTCGAGTCTATACAAGAAAATTCTTCATTACATTTATCCAAACAgcataagtaattattttgtgttataaaataattatattctaattcacacttttatgtaaaaattgattgCGATATTTTGAACATTGCTGTTGTgatagttataattttttaatacaaaataaaattaaaaaaaaatattttaattttatataaaatttttattgatgtgtgtctttaataaaattgtaattaatacacTTTTGCGCGACAAGATTCAActtctttttataagaaactgtattataaaaatcattggTATGTTTGCTAATATGACAGCTACTATatagatagattttatttttgttaacttTTGAATGTATCTacgtctttatttttttgatatttatttgcaacttTTTATCTATCTTATTGTCATAATGACAGAgagatacaataaaaataatatttcagaaaaataagaaatataaaatataattaataatatgcaaatgtcTTTCGTATATCTTTTCTTGTAtctttattagtattttaatcaaaaacaagtaatataatcaagtagatatcgatttttcaatgtaaattCTCTTaattgtttagaaaaatagattaatatacaatattatgcatttaatttttcaactatgatttataaaatatttcaatgataCATTTACTATTCTTAAACTGTTTATATAGTGCCATTCTGTTTTagataagtttaataaaaaaatttttttaattaatatatatatatatattataaatatttttatttcacatttgaaaaatatgaaagaaatttaaatgttttttcaacaataaatgGATATGTACTTTAAGAATATTTGAGGAACAATTTGTGCGACTTCAGAGTGCCAATATTACtttacatgtaaatataacataacatagtttataattatgtattatttgattttattaaataaaggattaaaaaaaaaaactaatcacATGTTTAATAAACTTGAGTTGTTACATacagaaacaagaaaaatttagacTTTTTCTCAGTTTCTGTGCATTAAAAGCATAGATGCAAATACATAAATTGCTTAcgcattctattttattttataatatacgatatatatatatataggatgtagGCAAAATTACGGTATAAAATGACACAAATACTTCCTATTATATCTCCTATGACAAATAATCTCTCGATAATGTGTATTTTT from Cataglyphis hispanica isolate Lineage 1 chromosome 11, ULB_Chis1_1.0, whole genome shotgun sequence encodes the following:
- the LOC126853062 gene encoding syntenin-1-like; translated protein: MSLYPTLEDMKVDHMMKAQMEAESQYTIPMPTQPAVPSAPVYVPSTPSVLYPSLGDYMGLELNEETIAQNMPEYALAKRQTANDMILPSSNGTYNSLTGFVAPLSGESMALQKAHVTNGIRELILCKDADGKVGVRVNAINNGIFVCLVSQNSPAAMAGLRFGDQILSINDVCVAGYSMDQVHKLFRTANTNGIKVVVRDRPLERTVTMHKDSMGYIGFQFKNGKIIALVKDSSAARNGLLTDHQILEINGKNVIGMKDKDITTEIENGGNIITVTIIPSYIYDHMVKKMSSSLLKNLMDHSALDL